One part of the Vogesella sp. LIG4 genome encodes these proteins:
- the panC gene encoding pantoate--beta-alanine ligase, with the protein MQVIRSIAELRAWRRSAGRIAFVPTMGNLHAGHLALVAAAHQYADQVVVSIFVNRLQFGQGEDFDAYPRTFADDCAKLDAAGVDVLFFPDERELYPRIKQDFNVEPPHIQNELCGAFRPGHFRGVATVVSKLFNIVQPDVACFGKKDYQQLHVIRAMVDDLNMPIEIVPVDTGRADDGLALSSRNGYLSTDERAEAPRLYRNLAAIRDALQAGDSNYVALEKTACDDLAAHGWRVDYVEIRQADTLEIAHAGEPRLVVLAAARLGKTRLIDNIEVRR; encoded by the coding sequence ATGCAAGTCATCCGCAGTATTGCCGAACTTCGCGCCTGGCGCCGCAGCGCCGGCCGCATCGCCTTCGTGCCCACCATGGGCAACCTGCATGCCGGCCACCTGGCCCTGGTGGCCGCCGCGCACCAGTACGCCGACCAGGTGGTGGTGAGCATTTTCGTCAACCGCCTGCAGTTCGGCCAGGGTGAGGATTTCGACGCCTACCCGCGCACTTTTGCCGACGATTGCGCCAAGCTGGACGCCGCCGGGGTGGACGTGCTGTTCTTCCCGGACGAGCGCGAGTTGTACCCGCGCATCAAGCAGGATTTCAACGTCGAGCCGCCGCATATCCAGAACGAGCTGTGCGGCGCGTTCCGCCCGGGGCACTTCCGCGGCGTGGCCACCGTGGTGAGCAAGCTGTTCAACATCGTGCAGCCGGACGTGGCCTGCTTCGGCAAGAAGGATTACCAGCAGCTGCATGTGATCCGCGCCATGGTGGACGACCTGAACATGCCGATCGAGATCGTGCCGGTGGATACCGGCCGCGCCGACGACGGCCTGGCGCTGTCCTCGCGCAACGGCTACCTCAGTACCGACGAGCGCGCCGAAGCGCCGCGTCTGTACCGCAACCTGGCGGCGATCCGCGATGCGCTGCAGGCTGGCGACAGCAATTACGTGGCGCTGGAGAAAACCGCCTGCGACGATCTGGCCGCCCATGGCTGGCGCGTGGACTACGTGGAGATCCGCCAGGCCGACACCCTGGAGATCGCCCACGCCGGCGAGCCGCGCCTGGTGGTGCTGGCCGCCGCACGGCTGGGCAAGACCCGGCTGATCGACAATATCGAAGTAAGGCGCTGA
- the rsxC gene encoding electron transport complex subunit RsxC, with protein sequence MSLPYASHGGLQLPANKQTTRDTPIRQLPLPPLLQITLAQYADSATQPCVQAGQSVRKGQLLAQPAGPQASAVHAPTSGTVLAIAMQPSAHPAALAALTLTLQPDGRDSSMPPCSLPGWREADSQQLRTFLQQMGIVAQESGLFPPERSAGSATLLVNGAESAPYRSCDERLMQERAADIAAGIEIAAHALQAGSVLIGIDDDKPQAIAAMQRACQDKPWQIVALPARYPNGDSRQLIHALTGLEIPYSADTAAHGMYSLNVDTLYAIARAVLHGEPLLSRIVTVAGAVSQPGNLEVLIGTPLDWLLQQTGQKTDNPEVIMGDPMTGFTLPTLAVGLDKHGSCLIAKSSDTFPPRPAAMPCIRCGECASVCPTGLQPMALYRLTQADKLEQAQQWQLFDCIECNACSYVCPSQIPLVDDFRRAKSIIHSGAQASQAAQRARSRFTFRQFRIERDKAEKADRLAARAAEQAAKRENAPAVASSTAPEDPKKQAIIAAAMARAAAQQQASPLGDSHSQALDDSKQAAIKAAMERAAARKAAAQQADSPAAANPAPAIGMDEAKQAAVKAAMERAAARKATAQQADSPAAANPAPATGMDEAKQAAVKAAMERAAARKATAQQADSPAAANPAPATGMDEAKQAAVKAAMERAAARKATAQQADSPAAANPAPATGMDEAKQAAVKAAMERAAARKAAAQQPAPQDQQGPTT encoded by the coding sequence GTGAGCCTGCCCTACGCCAGTCACGGCGGCCTGCAGCTGCCGGCAAACAAACAGACCACCCGCGACACGCCCATCCGCCAGTTGCCGCTGCCACCGCTGCTGCAGATCACGCTGGCACAGTATGCCGACAGCGCCACCCAGCCCTGCGTGCAAGCCGGACAGAGCGTGCGCAAGGGGCAGTTGCTGGCACAACCGGCCGGGCCACAGGCCAGCGCCGTGCACGCGCCGACATCCGGCACCGTGCTGGCGATAGCCATGCAGCCCAGCGCCCACCCGGCAGCGTTGGCCGCACTCACCCTCACCCTGCAACCGGATGGCCGTGACAGCAGCATGCCGCCTTGCAGCCTGCCGGGCTGGCGCGAGGCCGACAGCCAGCAACTGCGCACTTTCCTGCAGCAGATGGGCATAGTCGCGCAGGAAAGCGGGCTGTTCCCGCCGGAACGCAGCGCCGGCAGCGCCACGCTGCTGGTAAACGGTGCGGAAAGCGCCCCCTACCGCAGCTGCGATGAGCGGCTGATGCAGGAGCGGGCCGCCGACATCGCCGCCGGCATCGAGATTGCCGCCCATGCGCTGCAAGCCGGCAGCGTGCTGATCGGCATTGACGATGACAAGCCGCAGGCCATCGCCGCCATGCAGCGTGCCTGTCAGGATAAACCCTGGCAGATAGTCGCCCTGCCCGCACGCTACCCCAACGGCGACAGCCGGCAATTGATTCATGCCCTGACCGGGCTGGAAATTCCATACAGCGCCGACACCGCCGCACATGGCATGTACAGCCTGAACGTGGACACGCTGTACGCCATCGCCCGCGCCGTACTGCATGGCGAGCCGCTGCTCAGCCGCATCGTTACCGTGGCAGGCGCCGTGAGCCAGCCCGGCAACCTGGAGGTGCTGATCGGCACGCCACTGGACTGGCTGCTGCAACAAACCGGCCAGAAAACCGACAACCCCGAAGTCATCATGGGCGACCCGATGACCGGCTTTACCCTGCCGACGCTGGCCGTTGGCCTGGACAAGCACGGCAGCTGCCTGATCGCCAAGAGCAGCGACACCTTCCCGCCGCGCCCGGCGGCCATGCCCTGCATCCGCTGTGGCGAGTGCGCCAGCGTCTGCCCCACAGGGCTGCAGCCGATGGCGCTGTACCGCCTCACCCAGGCCGACAAGCTTGAGCAGGCGCAGCAATGGCAATTGTTCGACTGCATCGAATGCAATGCCTGCAGCTACGTCTGCCCCAGCCAGATACCGCTGGTGGACGACTTCCGCCGTGCCAAGAGCATCATCCACAGCGGCGCGCAGGCCAGCCAGGCGGCGCAGCGCGCGCGCAGCCGGTTTACTTTCCGCCAGTTCCGCATCGAGCGCGACAAGGCGGAGAAAGCCGATCGCCTCGCCGCCCGTGCCGCCGAACAGGCCGCCAAGCGGGAGAACGCGCCAGCGGTAGCCAGCAGCACGGCACCCGAGGACCCGAAGAAGCAGGCCATCATCGCCGCTGCCATGGCACGCGCCGCGGCACAACAGCAAGCCAGCCCGCTGGGCGACAGCCACAGCCAGGCACTGGACGACAGCAAGCAGGCGGCAATCAAGGCGGCCATGGAGCGCGCCGCCGCGCGCAAAGCAGCCGCGCAGCAGGCCGACAGCCCGGCTGCGGCCAACCCCGCCCCGGCTATCGGCATGGATGAAGCCAAGCAGGCGGCAGTCAAAGCCGCCATGGAACGCGCCGCCGCGCGCAAGGCGACAGCGCAGCAGGCCGACAGCCCGGCTGCGGCCAACCCTGCCCCGGCTACCGGCATGGATGAAGCCAAGCAGGCGGCCGTCAAGGCCGCCATGGAACGCGCCGCCGCGCGCAAGGCGACAGCGCAGCAGGCCGACAGCCCGGCTGCGGCCAACCCTGCCCCGGCTACCGGCATGGACGAAGCCAAGCAGGCGGCAGTCAAAGCCGCCATGGAACGCGCCGCCGCGCGCAAGGCGACAGCTCAGCAGGCCGACAGCCCGGCTGCGGCCAACCCTGCCCCGGCTACCGGCATGGATGAAGCCAAGCAGGCGGCCGTCAAGGCCGCCATGGAACGCGCCGCCGCACGCAAGGCAGCCGCGCAGCAGCCGGCACCACAGGATCAGCAGGGCCCGACAACATGA
- a CDS encoding GFA family protein, translating to MRGRCLCGAVRYRLRGQPYHVTHCHCASCRLASGAPFVTWFTVRALELELQGEVRHYQSSMGVQRGFCPRCGTTLSYRHEASPDEIDLTAATLENPEQLEPEDHTWTQDMLGWIRMLTLLPRHRRHRQYDRSA from the coding sequence ATGCGAGGAAGATGTCTGTGCGGTGCCGTCCGCTACCGCTTGCGCGGCCAACCTTATCACGTCACCCACTGCCATTGCGCCTCCTGCCGGCTAGCCAGCGGCGCGCCGTTCGTCACCTGGTTCACGGTGCGGGCGCTGGAGCTGGAGTTGCAGGGCGAGGTGCGGCACTACCAGTCGTCCATGGGTGTGCAGCGCGGTTTCTGCCCGCGCTGCGGCACCACGCTCAGTTACCGCCACGAAGCCTCGCCGGACGAGATCGACCTCACCGCCGCCACGCTGGAAAACCCGGAGCAGCTGGAGCCGGAAGACCACACCTGGACCCAGGACATGCTGGGCTGGATCCGCATGCTGACCCTGCTGCCGCGCCACCGGCGCCACCGCCAGTACGACCGCAGCGCCTGA
- the panB gene encoding 3-methyl-2-oxobutanoate hydroxymethyltransferase gives MKVTVNTLQHMAAEGQKIAMLTCYDASFSTLMDDAGVDILLIGDSLGMVMQGEDSTLPVSMPEMEYHTRCVARGAKRAMVLADMPFGSYQESPAQGFANAARLMQAGAHMVKIEGGAFMAETVRFLVQRGVPVCAHIGLTPQFVNTFGGYKVQGKSESDAERLQADARALAEAGASLVLMECVPAALAARISQEIGVPTIGIGAGPDVSGQVLVIYDVLGVYPGKKARFVKNFMAEAHSIQGAVAGYVAAVKDGSFPAAEHCF, from the coding sequence ATGAAAGTCACCGTCAACACGCTGCAGCACATGGCAGCGGAAGGTCAGAAGATCGCCATGCTGACCTGCTACGACGCCAGTTTTTCTACTCTGATGGATGATGCCGGCGTGGACATCCTGCTGATCGGCGATTCGCTGGGCATGGTGATGCAGGGCGAGGACTCCACCCTGCCGGTCAGCATGCCGGAAATGGAATACCACACCCGCTGTGTGGCCCGCGGCGCCAAGCGCGCCATGGTGCTGGCCGACATGCCGTTCGGCAGCTACCAGGAAAGCCCGGCGCAGGGCTTTGCCAATGCCGCCCGCCTGATGCAGGCCGGCGCTCACATGGTGAAGATCGAAGGCGGTGCCTTCATGGCGGAAACCGTGCGTTTCCTGGTGCAGCGCGGCGTGCCGGTGTGTGCTCACATCGGCCTCACCCCGCAGTTCGTGAATACCTTTGGCGGCTACAAGGTGCAGGGCAAGAGCGAGAGCGATGCCGAGCGCCTGCAGGCCGATGCCCGCGCGCTGGCCGAAGCCGGTGCCAGCCTGGTGCTGATGGAATGCGTGCCGGCAGCGTTGGCCGCACGCATCAGCCAGGAAATCGGCGTGCCCACCATCGGCATCGGCGCCGGCCCGGACGTGTCCGGCCAGGTGCTGGTGATCTACGATGTGCTGGGCGTGTACCCGGGCAAGAAGGCCCGTTTCGTGAAGAACTTCATGGCCGAGGCGCACAGCATCCAGGGTGCGGTGGCCGGCTATGTCGCCGCGGTGAAGGATGGTTCCTTCCCGGCGGCCGAACACTGTTTCTGA
- the rsxB gene encoding electron transport complex subunit RsxB, whose amino-acid sequence MSAFLLIIGVLLMLALPWLMRRKPGAAAPQPRRQDNTPLAERIDAILPQTQCGQCGHPGCRPYAEAIASGREDINKCPPGGEEGIRKLAELTGAAFKPFAADAPQPKPKAVALIDEATCIGCTLCIQACPVDAILGSAKMMHTVIASECTGCELCLTPCPVDCIRMIPADAQLNNWQWRYATIPIKAVKPAPEARP is encoded by the coding sequence ATGAGTGCCTTCTTGCTGATCATCGGCGTACTGCTGATGCTGGCCCTGCCCTGGCTGATGCGGCGCAAGCCGGGCGCGGCAGCACCGCAGCCCCGCCGGCAGGACAACACCCCGCTGGCAGAGCGCATCGACGCCATCCTGCCGCAGACCCAGTGCGGCCAGTGCGGCCACCCCGGTTGCCGCCCCTATGCCGAAGCCATCGCCAGCGGGCGTGAAGACATCAACAAATGCCCGCCGGGCGGCGAGGAAGGCATCAGGAAGCTGGCCGAGCTGACCGGCGCGGCCTTCAAGCCGTTTGCCGCCGACGCGCCGCAACCCAAGCCCAAGGCAGTGGCGCTGATCGACGAGGCCACCTGTATCGGCTGTACGCTGTGCATCCAGGCCTGCCCGGTAGATGCCATTCTCGGCTCCGCCAAGATGATGCACACCGTCATTGCCAGCGAATGCACCGGCTGCGAACTGTGCCTCACCCCCTGCCCGGTGGACTGCATCCGCATGATTCCGGCCGATGCCCAGCTCAACAACTGGCAATGGCGCTACGCGACCATACCGATCAAGGCGGTGAAGCCCGCACCGGAGGCGCGACCGTGA
- the panD gene encoding aspartate 1-decarboxylase yields MQRSMLKSKLHRVTTTHAELHYIGSCAIDENLLEAADIKEYEEVQIWNVTNGERFATYAIRAERGSGVISVNGSAARRAAPGDLLIIASFAAYEDSELANHSPKLVFVDENNVMTELMGATPVQPA; encoded by the coding sequence ATGCAGCGTTCCATGCTGAAATCCAAGCTCCACCGTGTTACCACCACCCATGCCGAACTGCACTACATCGGCTCCTGCGCCATCGACGAAAACCTGCTGGAAGCCGCCGATATCAAGGAATACGAAGAGGTGCAGATCTGGAACGTGACCAATGGCGAGCGCTTTGCCACCTACGCCATCCGTGCCGAGCGTGGCTCGGGTGTGATCTCGGTGAACGGTTCCGCCGCGCGCCGCGCCGCGCCGGGTGACCTGCTGATCATCGCCTCCTTCGCCGCCTACGAAGACAGCGAACTGGCCAATCACTCGCCCAAGCTGGTGTTCGTAGACGAGAACAACGTGATGACCGAACTGATGGGTGCTACCCCGGTACAGCCGGCGTAA
- the acs gene encoding acetate--CoA ligase, with protein sequence MSTLESILKETRSFPPADEFRRKAAISGMDAYNALCEQADDHYLSFWGDLARELITWKKPFSRVLDDSNAPFFKWFDDGMLNVSYNCLDRHLAENGNKIALIFEADDGDVTRVTYAELHRRVCQFANGLKSLGITKGDRVVIYMPMVIEAIVAMQACARIGAIHSVVFGGFSAGAVRDRIQDAGAKLVITANEGLRGGKTVPLKATVDEALALEGCESVQHVVVYQRTNGGAQWTEGRDVWWHKLIEAQAETCEPEWMLADDPLFILYTSGSTGKPKGIQHSSAGYLLGAINSFRWAFDYKPNDVYWCTADVGWITGHSYICYGPLGIGATQVVFEGVPTYPDASRFWRMIEKHKVSIFYTAPTAIRSLIKLGSDLPKQFDLSSLRLLGTVGEPINPEAWMWYYEVVGGGRCPIVDTWWQTETGSAMIAPMPGAVPTKPGSCTLPLPGIIADIVDESGAQVEPGRGGFLVIKKPFPSLVRTIWNDPERFKKTYFPDEFNGQYYLAGDSANRDENGYFWIMGRIDDVLNVSGHRLGTMEIESALVANPLVAEAAVVGKPHDVKGEAVVAFVVLKGARPEGDDAKKIAAELKNWVAHEIGKIAQPDDIRFGDNLPKTRSGKIMRRLLRSIAKGEEISQDVSTLENPHILQQLQQAAV encoded by the coding sequence ATGTCTACCCTCGAATCCATCCTCAAGGAAACCCGCAGCTTCCCGCCAGCCGACGAGTTCCGCCGCAAGGCCGCCATCTCCGGCATGGACGCCTACAACGCGCTGTGCGAGCAGGCTGACGATCATTACCTGTCCTTCTGGGGTGACCTGGCTCGTGAACTGATTACCTGGAAAAAACCGTTCAGCCGCGTGCTGGACGACAGCAATGCGCCGTTCTTCAAGTGGTTCGACGACGGCATGCTGAACGTGTCCTACAACTGCCTGGACCGCCACCTGGCGGAAAACGGCAACAAGATCGCCCTGATTTTCGAAGCCGACGACGGCGACGTTACCCGTGTGACCTACGCCGAACTGCACCGCCGAGTGTGCCAGTTCGCCAACGGCCTGAAGAGCCTGGGCATCACCAAGGGTGATCGCGTGGTGATCTACATGCCGATGGTGATCGAAGCCATCGTCGCCATGCAGGCCTGCGCCCGTATCGGCGCCATCCACTCCGTGGTGTTCGGCGGCTTCTCCGCCGGTGCCGTGCGCGACCGCATCCAGGATGCCGGCGCCAAGCTGGTGATTACCGCCAACGAAGGCCTGCGCGGCGGCAAGACCGTCCCGCTGAAGGCAACCGTGGACGAAGCGCTGGCGCTGGAAGGTTGTGAATCCGTGCAGCACGTGGTGGTGTACCAGCGCACCAATGGCGGCGCGCAGTGGACCGAAGGCCGCGACGTGTGGTGGCACAAGCTGATCGAAGCCCAGGCCGAAACCTGCGAACCGGAATGGATGCTGGCGGACGACCCGCTGTTCATCCTCTACACCTCCGGCTCCACCGGCAAACCCAAGGGTATCCAGCACAGCAGCGCCGGCTACCTGTTGGGTGCCATCAACAGCTTCCGCTGGGCCTTCGACTACAAACCGAATGACGTGTACTGGTGCACCGCCGACGTGGGCTGGATCACCGGTCACTCCTATATCTGTTACGGCCCGCTGGGCATCGGCGCCACCCAGGTGGTGTTCGAAGGCGTACCGACCTACCCGGATGCCAGCCGCTTCTGGCGCATGATCGAAAAGCACAAGGTATCGATCTTCTACACCGCCCCTACCGCCATCCGCTCGCTGATCAAGCTCGGCTCCGACCTGCCCAAGCAGTTCGACCTGTCCAGCCTGCGCCTGCTGGGCACCGTGGGCGAGCCGATCAACCCGGAAGCCTGGATGTGGTACTACGAGGTGGTAGGCGGCGGCCGCTGCCCTATCGTGGACACCTGGTGGCAGACCGAAACCGGCTCCGCCATGATTGCGCCGATGCCGGGCGCGGTGCCGACCAAGCCGGGCTCCTGCACCCTGCCGCTGCCGGGCATCATCGCCGACATCGTGGACGAATCCGGCGCCCAGGTTGAGCCGGGCCGTGGTGGCTTCCTGGTGATCAAGAAGCCGTTCCCGTCGCTGGTGCGCACCATCTGGAACGACCCGGAACGCTTCAAGAAGACTTACTTCCCGGACGAATTCAACGGCCAGTACTACCTGGCTGGCGACTCCGCCAACCGCGACGAGAACGGCTATTTCTGGATCATGGGCCGTATCGATGACGTGCTGAACGTGTCCGGCCACCGCCTGGGCACCATGGAGATCGAATCGGCGCTGGTGGCCAACCCGCTGGTGGCGGAAGCCGCCGTGGTGGGCAAGCCGCACGATGTGAAGGGCGAGGCCGTGGTGGCCTTCGTGGTACTGAAGGGCGCCCGCCCGGAAGGCGACGATGCCAAGAAGATCGCCGCCGAGCTGAAGAACTGGGTAGCGCACGAAATCGGCAAGATTGCGCAGCCGGACGACATCCGCTTCGGCGACAACCTGCCCAAGACCCGCTCCGGCAAGATCATGCGCCGCCTGCTGCGCTCCATCGCCAAGGGCGAGGAGATCAGCCAGGACGTTTCCACCCTGGAAAACCCGCATATCCTGCAGCAGCTGCAACAGGCCGCGGTCTAA
- a CDS encoding DegQ family serine endoprotease, producing the protein MKSYTRLAIASALLVSLVGCGKIEALFKDENKGPQVAVPAKADGSVQMLLPDFTQLVEREGPAVVNIQAVRSDNSQASSSSELPVPVPEDDPFYEFFRRYMPNPNQPPDPQPSESISFGSGFILSNDGYILTNAHVVAGGSQIKVMLTDKRELRAKLVGLDKRTDVAVLKVEAASLPTVKIGSPSQLKVGEWVAAIGAPFGFENTVTAGIVSAKGRSLPDESYVPFIQTDVAINPGNSGGPLFNLRGEVVGINSQIYSRSGGFMGISFAIPIDIAMKVAEQLKSSGKVSRGQLGVHIQEVTQELAQSFGLDRPRGALVVRVEPNGPASRAGIHIGDIILRLNGQTVDNSRDLPRMVGDQPPGTHIKLGVWRKGNEQNVDATLAELVTDQAAQPGEATPAVPQSFQFGKLGLTLAELTADDKQTLGLHGGLVVQKAQGVAAQAGLTSGDVIIGLNQTEITSIKTFERALASANGNIALLVRRQDSTLFVPLRLN; encoded by the coding sequence GTGAAGAGTTATACCCGCCTGGCCATTGCCAGCGCCCTGCTGGTGTCGCTGGTTGGCTGTGGCAAGATCGAAGCCCTGTTCAAGGACGAGAACAAGGGCCCCCAGGTAGCGGTGCCGGCCAAGGCGGACGGCAGCGTGCAGATGCTGTTGCCCGACTTCACCCAGCTGGTGGAGCGCGAAGGCCCTGCAGTGGTGAACATCCAGGCGGTGCGCAGCGACAACAGCCAGGCCTCTTCCAGCAGTGAGCTGCCGGTGCCGGTGCCGGAGGACGACCCGTTCTACGAGTTCTTCCGCCGCTACATGCCTAACCCGAACCAGCCGCCCGACCCGCAGCCCTCGGAAAGCATTTCCTTCGGCTCCGGCTTCATCCTGTCCAACGACGGCTACATCCTGACCAATGCCCACGTCGTGGCCGGCGGCAGCCAGATCAAGGTGATGCTCACCGACAAGCGCGAGCTGCGCGCCAAGCTGGTGGGCCTGGACAAGCGTACCGACGTGGCCGTGCTGAAAGTGGAGGCCGCCAGCCTGCCCACCGTCAAGATCGGCTCCCCCAGCCAGCTGAAGGTGGGTGAATGGGTAGCCGCCATCGGTGCACCGTTCGGCTTCGAGAACACCGTCACCGCCGGCATCGTATCGGCCAAGGGCCGCAGCCTGCCGGACGAAAGCTATGTGCCCTTCATCCAGACCGACGTGGCGATCAACCCCGGCAACTCCGGCGGGCCGCTGTTCAACCTGCGCGGCGAAGTGGTGGGCATCAACTCGCAGATCTACAGCCGTTCCGGCGGCTTCATGGGCATTTCCTTCGCCATTCCGATCGACATCGCCATGAAAGTGGCCGAGCAGCTCAAGAGCAGCGGCAAGGTAAGCCGCGGCCAACTTGGCGTGCACATCCAGGAAGTCACCCAGGAACTGGCGCAGTCCTTCGGCCTGGACCGCCCGCGCGGAGCGCTGGTGGTGCGCGTGGAGCCGAATGGCCCGGCCAGCCGTGCCGGCATCCACATCGGTGACATCATCCTGCGCCTGAACGGCCAGACCGTGGACAACTCGCGCGACCTGCCACGCATGGTGGGCGACCAGCCGCCGGGCACCCACATCAAGCTGGGCGTATGGCGCAAGGGCAACGAGCAGAACGTGGACGCCACGCTGGCGGAATTGGTAACCGACCAGGCAGCCCAGCCGGGTGAAGCCACCCCTGCCGTGCCGCAAAGCTTCCAGTTCGGCAAGCTGGGCCTGACCCTGGCCGAACTCACCGCCGACGACAAGCAGACCCTGGGGCTGCATGGCGGCCTGGTGGTGCAGAAGGCGCAGGGCGTGGCCGCCCAGGCCGGGCTGACCAGCGGCGACGTGATCATCGGCCTCAACCAGACCGAAATCACCAGCATCAAGACTTTCGAGCGTGCACTGGCCAGCGCCAACGGCAATATCGCACTACTGGTGCGGCGTCAGGACAGTACGCTGTTCGTGCCCTTGCGCCTCAATTGA
- a CDS encoding RnfABCDGE type electron transport complex subunit D: MSQYAPHIARATTVATLMRKVLVALLPGIALSVWFNGPALLWQLPLASITALLAEAAMLRMRGLAPAPFLKDLSAVVSAWLLVLFMSPLAPWWLIVVATLFAIVVAKQLYGGLGNNLFNPAMAGLAVAVLAFPAHMAGMDALPATASAAGWIALGWLLGGLWLWQQKVINWQAPLAMLAAVGAMSELLWQLAPSHSASPLWQLSHGGLLLAAGFILTDPVTSPWLPRGRLLFGLAVGLLTVLLRVNGEIQGAIAFAVLIMNCVVPFIDRHTWPKAFGYRGKRRG, translated from the coding sequence ATGAGCCAATACGCCCCCCACATCGCCCGAGCCACTACCGTCGCCACGCTGATGCGCAAGGTGTTGGTCGCATTGCTGCCGGGCATTGCCCTGTCAGTGTGGTTCAATGGCCCCGCGCTGTTATGGCAGCTGCCCCTGGCAAGCATTACCGCGCTGCTGGCCGAGGCGGCCATGCTGCGCATGCGCGGCCTCGCGCCGGCCCCGTTCCTGAAGGACCTGTCCGCCGTGGTCAGCGCCTGGCTGCTGGTGCTGTTCATGTCGCCGCTGGCGCCCTGGTGGTTGATCGTGGTGGCAACACTGTTCGCCATCGTGGTGGCCAAGCAGTTGTATGGCGGCCTGGGCAATAACCTGTTCAACCCGGCCATGGCCGGCCTGGCCGTGGCCGTGCTGGCCTTCCCGGCACATATGGCGGGCATGGATGCCTTGCCCGCCACAGCCAGCGCAGCAGGCTGGATCGCCCTGGGCTGGCTGCTTGGCGGACTCTGGCTGTGGCAACAGAAAGTGATCAACTGGCAGGCACCGCTGGCCATGCTGGCCGCGGTCGGCGCCATGAGCGAGCTGCTGTGGCAGCTGGCACCGTCACACTCCGCCAGCCCGCTCTGGCAGCTGAGCCATGGCGGTCTCCTGCTGGCAGCCGGTTTCATCCTCACCGACCCGGTAACCTCTCCCTGGTTGCCGCGCGGCCGTCTGCTGTTCGGCCTGGCCGTGGGCCTGCTCACCGTGCTGCTGCGCGTGAACGGCGAAATTCAGGGCGCCATCGCTTTTGCGGTGCTAATCATGAACTGCGTCGTGCCGTTCATCGATAGACACACCTGGCCGAAAGCATTCGGCTACCGGGGAAAACGCCGTGGCTAG
- the nth gene encoding endonuclease III, translating to MNAAKRLQIFERLKAHNPHPTTELEYASPFQLLIAVLLSAQATDVGVNKATRVLFQVAPTARAMLALGEEGVSDYIKTIGLFRTKAKNTVATCRILVEQYDGEVPQTREALEALPGVGRKTANVVLNTAFGQPTIAVDTHIFRVANRTRIAPGKDVREVEDKLLRYVPAEYKLDAHHWLILHGRYVCKARKPECERCVIADLCEYPAKTV from the coding sequence ATGAACGCCGCCAAACGCCTGCAGATCTTCGAGCGCCTGAAGGCGCACAACCCGCACCCCACCACCGAGCTGGAATACGCCAGCCCGTTCCAGCTGCTGATCGCCGTGCTGCTGTCGGCACAGGCCACCGACGTGGGCGTCAACAAGGCCACCCGCGTGCTGTTCCAGGTGGCGCCCACCGCGCGCGCCATGCTGGCGCTGGGCGAGGAAGGCGTGAGCGACTACATCAAGACCATCGGCCTGTTCCGCACCAAGGCCAAAAACACCGTGGCCACCTGCCGCATCCTGGTGGAACAGTACGATGGCGAAGTACCGCAGACGCGCGAGGCGCTGGAGGCGCTGCCGGGGGTTGGCCGCAAGACCGCCAACGTGGTGCTGAATACTGCCTTCGGACAGCCTACCATTGCAGTAGATACTCATATTTTCCGCGTGGCCAACCGCACCCGCATCGCCCCCGGCAAGGACGTGCGCGAAGTGGAAGACAAACTGTTGCGCTACGTACCGGCGGAATACAAACTGGATGCCCATCACTGGCTCATCCTGCACGGTCGTTACGTCTGCAAGGCACGCAAGCCGGAATGCGAGCGTTGTGTCATCGCCGACCTGTGCGAATACCCGGCAAAAACCGTATGA
- the rraA gene encoding ribonuclease E activity regulator RraA produces MSFLTTDLYDANEGQVAVLLPMLQSYGARARFCGQIVTLKLFEDNTLVREVLSEPGKGKVLVVDGGGSLRCALLGDQIAELAVKNQWEGVVIHGCIRDSVAINALPLGVRALATNPKKSVKRNEGTRELTVNFGGVDFVPGQWLYADEDGVLVSATALL; encoded by the coding sequence ATGAGCTTCCTCACTACCGATCTGTACGACGCCAACGAAGGCCAGGTAGCCGTACTACTGCCGATGCTGCAAAGCTACGGCGCCCGCGCGCGCTTTTGCGGCCAGATCGTCACCCTGAAACTGTTCGAAGACAACACCCTGGTGCGCGAGGTACTAAGCGAGCCCGGCAAGGGCAAGGTGCTGGTGGTGGATGGCGGTGGCTCGCTGCGCTGCGCATTGCTGGGTGACCAGATTGCCGAACTGGCGGTGAAGAATCAGTGGGAAGGCGTGGTGATCCACGGCTGCATCCGCGACTCGGTGGCCATCAACGCGCTGCCGCTGGGCGTACGCGCGCTGGCCACCAACCCGAAGAAATCGGTGAAGCGTAACGAGGGCACTCGGGAACTGACGGTGAACTTCGGTGGCGTGGACTTCGTACCCGGCCAGTGGCTGTACGCCGACGAGGACGGCGTGCTGGTTTCCGCCACCGCCCTGCTGTAA